In one Nocardia tengchongensis genomic region, the following are encoded:
- a CDS encoding SDR family NAD(P)-dependent oxidoreductase: MFTKNAALELAQHRIRVNAILPGLVDTPLVAAVMGYEPAKQMFLERIPMGAPATPEQIAAPSLFLASDDASYITGIDMVVDGGWELSNFPNLAKLAG; encoded by the coding sequence ATGTTCACCAAGAACGCGGCGCTGGAACTGGCCCAGCACCGCATCCGGGTGAACGCCATCCTGCCCGGCCTGGTGGACACCCCGCTGGTCGCGGCGGTGATGGGCTACGAGCCCGCGAAACAGATGTTCCTGGAACGCATCCCGATGGGCGCGCCCGCGACCCCGGAACAGATCGCCGCCCCCAGCCTGTTCCTCGCCTCCGACGACGCCTCCTACATCACGGGCATCGACATGGTGGTGGACGGCGGCTGGGAGTTGAGCAACTTCCCCAACCTGGCGAAGCTCGCGGGCTGA
- a CDS encoding helix-turn-helix transcriptional regulator yields the protein MAIMARAANLRGYRELIDELGGDGAALLRRFGITPEAIADDDALVPAESLSRALKVAMDFLDRNYPDPERSMTTRVRSAIDRAFLESHADIDTVARMITVHERTLQRALAAEGTTFTAVLDEARRDAAHRLLCQTDLPMSRITTLIGLREQSALTRAARRWYGQTPQQLRSAARSPESRRTPTGFGPEPATGR from the coding sequence ATGGCGATCATGGCGCGCGCGGCGAATCTGCGCGGATACCGCGAACTCATCGACGAACTGGGCGGCGACGGCGCCGCCCTGCTCCGGCGATTCGGGATCACCCCCGAGGCCATCGCCGACGACGATGCCCTCGTCCCCGCCGAATCCCTGAGCCGGGCACTGAAAGTCGCCATGGACTTCCTGGACCGCAACTACCCCGACCCCGAGCGCAGCATGACCACACGAGTCCGGTCCGCGATCGACCGCGCCTTTCTCGAATCCCACGCCGACATCGACACCGTGGCCCGCATGATCACGGTGCACGAGCGCACCCTGCAACGCGCATTGGCCGCCGAGGGAACAACTTTCACGGCCGTCCTCGACGAGGCTCGCCGCGACGCCGCCCACCGGCTGCTGTGCCAGACGGATCTGCCGATGAGCCGCATCACCACCCTCATCGGCCTGCGCGAACAGTCCGCGCTGACCCGGGCGGCACGCCGCTGGTACGGGCAGACTCCCCAGCAGCTCAGAAGTGCGGCGCGATCACCCGAATCGCGCCGCACTCCAACCGGTTTCGGTCCGGAGCCCGCTACCGGGCGGTGA
- a CDS encoding amidohydrolase family protein, whose product MYDTIIKNGRWFDGTGAPSAIRNLGIRDGRVAAVSAAPLDETGCARVIDATGRWVMPGMIDIHTHYDVEVLLDPTLSESLRHGVTTLLLGSCSLSAVHVGGSDAGDLFGRVEAIPRQYVVESVDTLKTWNSAHSYVQALESLPLGPNIASFIGHSDIRTAQLGLERATDPGVKPTESEIAAMEHKLTEALDAGFVGMSSQQLLFDKLDGEVCRSRTLPSTYATAKERRRLNRILRDRKRALQGGPDVAKPQSMIGMAASSLGFFRPKLKVSLLSAADIKAIPGVVKVFPLLGKIINGLGGDFRWQHLPVPFEVYSDGIDLPVFEEFGSGAAALHLADQLEQRHELFQDPEYRRWFRKDYDKKWGPRVWHRDFFDAEITECPDESVVGKTFGQVGVDRGGIHPVDAFLDLLVEHGAKVRWRTTISNHRPEVLNALAADPSVQLGFSDAGAHLRNMAFYNFGLRLLKRVHQAQQAGTPFMTIEHAVHRVSGELADWYDLDAGHLREGDRADVLIIDPARLDDSLEAYAENPVPEYGNLSRMVNRNDETVTAVLVNGEFVFGLGEKAETLGRERTGEFLKAGAR is encoded by the coding sequence GTGTACGACACCATCATCAAGAACGGCCGCTGGTTCGACGGAACGGGTGCGCCGTCGGCCATCCGCAATCTCGGTATCCGGGACGGCCGGGTGGCGGCGGTCTCGGCCGCGCCGCTGGACGAAACCGGTTGCGCGCGAGTGATCGACGCGACCGGCCGCTGGGTCATGCCCGGCATGATCGACATCCACACCCACTACGACGTGGAGGTGCTGCTCGACCCGACGCTGTCGGAGTCGCTGCGGCACGGCGTCACCACCCTGCTGCTGGGCTCGTGCTCGCTGTCCGCGGTGCACGTCGGCGGGTCCGACGCCGGTGACCTGTTCGGCCGGGTGGAGGCGATTCCGCGCCAGTACGTGGTCGAGTCGGTGGACACGCTGAAGACCTGGAACAGCGCGCACAGTTATGTACAGGCCCTGGAGTCGCTGCCGCTGGGACCGAATATCGCCTCGTTCATCGGGCATTCGGATATCCGGACCGCGCAGCTGGGCTTGGAGCGGGCCACCGATCCCGGCGTCAAGCCGACCGAGTCCGAGATCGCGGCCATGGAGCACAAGCTGACCGAGGCGCTGGACGCCGGCTTCGTCGGCATGTCCTCGCAGCAGTTGCTGTTCGACAAGCTGGACGGTGAGGTGTGCCGGTCGCGGACGCTGCCGTCCACCTACGCCACCGCCAAGGAGCGCCGCCGGCTGAATCGCATTCTGCGCGACCGCAAGCGGGCGCTGCAGGGCGGTCCCGACGTGGCCAAGCCGCAGAGCATGATCGGCATGGCGGCCAGCAGCCTGGGCTTCTTCCGGCCCAAGCTGAAGGTGAGCCTGCTCTCGGCGGCCGACATCAAGGCGATTCCGGGCGTGGTGAAGGTCTTCCCGCTGCTGGGCAAGATCATCAACGGGCTCGGCGGCGACTTCCGCTGGCAGCATCTGCCGGTGCCGTTCGAGGTCTACTCCGACGGCATCGACCTGCCGGTGTTCGAGGAATTCGGTTCCGGCGCCGCGGCTCTGCACCTGGCCGACCAGCTCGAGCAGCGGCACGAACTGTTCCAGGATCCGGAGTACCGCCGCTGGTTCCGCAAGGACTACGACAAGAAGTGGGGCCCGCGCGTGTGGCACCGCGACTTCTTCGACGCCGAGATCACCGAATGCCCCGACGAGAGCGTGGTCGGCAAGACCTTCGGCCAGGTCGGTGTGGACCGCGGCGGCATCCACCCGGTGGACGCCTTCCTGGACCTGCTGGTCGAGCACGGTGCGAAGGTGCGCTGGCGCACCACCATCTCCAACCACCGTCCCGAGGTGCTGAACGCGCTGGCGGCGGATCCCAGTGTGCAGCTGGGCTTCTCGGACGCGGGCGCGCACCTGCGGAACATGGCGTTCTACAACTTCGGGCTGCGGCTGCTCAAGCGCGTGCACCAGGCGCAGCAGGCGGGCACGCCGTTCATGACCATCGAGCACGCCGTGCACCGGGTCAGCGGCGAGCTGGCCGACTGGTACGACCTGGACGCCGGGCATCTGCGCGAGGGCGACCGGGCCGATGTGCTGATCATCGATCCGGCCCGCCTCGACGACAGCCTGGAGGCCTACGCCGAGAACCCGGTTCCGGAGTACGGCAACCTGTCCCGCATGGTCAACCGCAATGACGAAACCGTCACCGCGGTCCTGGTCAACGGCGAGTTCGTGTTCGGGCTGGGCGAGAAGGCCGAGACCCTCGGCCGGGAACGCACCGGCGAGTTCCTGAAGGCGGGCGCCCGATGA
- a CDS encoding NAD(P)/FAD-dependent oxidoreductase — translation MAAKSAHNRELPRVAIIGAGPSGITAAKRMAEYGIPFDCYEASDEVGGNWYYKNPNGMSACYQSLHIDTSKFRLQFEDFPAPEEWPDFPHHSQLHQYFKDYVDHFGLRDRIRFNHKVTAAERGADGLWTVSTDQGTVETYDALIVANGHHWDPRTPDYPGEFDGTLLHSHAYNDPFDPIDMRGKRIVVVGMGNSGLDVASELSQKFIAEKLWVSARRGVWVLPKYVGGKVGDTQVVPAWMPPKVALKLKQRFVVKNRGRMEDYGLPKPDHLPFEAHPSASEEFLHKVGCGDIDFKPAITKLDGKVVHFADGSTEEVDVIVCATGYHISFPFFTDPVLKPDASNKLPLWRQMLKPDVDNLFYLGLAQPMPTLVNFAEQQSKLVAAYLSGNYRFPSQADMSAAVTKAEAERAERYYNSPRHTIQIDFDIYVRELKKELADGARRAAAVGNALPVRSRALVEA, via the coding sequence TTGGCTGCGAAATCCGCACACAACCGTGAACTACCCCGGGTCGCCATCATCGGTGCGGGCCCGTCCGGTATCACCGCCGCGAAGCGGATGGCCGAATACGGCATCCCCTTCGACTGCTACGAAGCCTCCGACGAGGTGGGCGGCAACTGGTATTACAAGAACCCGAACGGCATGTCGGCGTGCTACCAGAGCCTGCACATCGACACCTCCAAGTTCCGGCTGCAGTTCGAGGACTTCCCCGCGCCCGAGGAATGGCCCGATTTCCCGCACCACAGCCAGTTGCACCAGTACTTCAAGGATTACGTCGACCACTTCGGCCTGCGTGATCGAATCCGGTTCAACCACAAGGTGACCGCGGCCGAGCGCGGCGCCGACGGCCTGTGGACGGTCAGCACCGATCAGGGCACCGTCGAGACCTACGACGCGCTGATCGTGGCCAACGGCCACCACTGGGATCCGCGCACCCCCGACTACCCGGGCGAGTTCGACGGCACCCTGCTCCATTCGCACGCCTACAACGACCCCTTCGACCCGATCGATATGCGCGGCAAGCGCATCGTCGTGGTCGGCATGGGCAACTCGGGTCTGGACGTGGCCTCGGAGCTGTCGCAGAAGTTCATCGCCGAGAAGCTGTGGGTCTCGGCCCGGCGCGGCGTGTGGGTGCTGCCCAAGTACGTCGGCGGCAAGGTCGGCGACACCCAGGTGGTGCCGGCCTGGATGCCGCCGAAGGTGGCGCTCAAGCTCAAGCAGCGCTTCGTGGTCAAGAACCGCGGCCGCATGGAGGATTACGGCCTGCCCAAGCCGGATCACCTGCCGTTCGAGGCGCATCCGTCGGCCAGCGAGGAGTTCCTGCACAAGGTCGGTTGCGGTGATATCGATTTCAAGCCCGCCATCACCAAGCTGGACGGCAAGGTCGTGCACTTCGCGGACGGCTCCACCGAGGAGGTGGACGTGATCGTGTGCGCCACCGGCTATCACATCAGCTTCCCGTTCTTCACCGATCCGGTGCTCAAGCCCGACGCGAGCAACAAGCTGCCGCTGTGGCGTCAGATGCTCAAGCCCGATGTCGACAATCTGTTCTATCTCGGTCTGGCCCAGCCGATGCCGACCCTGGTGAACTTCGCCGAGCAGCAGTCCAAGCTGGTCGCGGCGTACCTGTCGGGCAACTACCGCTTCCCGTCGCAGGCCGACATGAGCGCCGCGGTGACCAAGGCGGAGGCCGAGCGCGCCGAGCGCTACTACAACTCGCCGCGGCACACGATTCAGATCGACTTCGACATCTATGTGCGCGAGCTGAAGAAGGAACTCGCCGACGGTGCGCGCCGTGCCGCCGCGGTGGGCAATGCCCTGCCGGTGCGCAGCCGCGCGCTGGTCGAGGCGTAG
- a CDS encoding sirohydrochlorin chelatase has translation MSAPALVLVAHGTRSARGVEMIADLAAAVARELGAAALAHTARRGLPGTGAGADFGAASASLRELAISGAPQVRTAFVDVLGPSPAEVLRDLDSVPAVVVPAFLASGYHVYQDVPREVAASAHDAVAVTQAMGPDPALAEVMHLRLRAAGWRPGDAVVFAAAGSSDARARQDVQRAANLLSERVGTPAHLAYIATGEPKVPEVVAAVRAAGARRVFVASYLLAHGLFHQRLHEAGADGVAEPIGVHPSVVRLLTDRYYAAVDALAADARVA, from the coding sequence GTGAGCGCGCCGGCGCTGGTGCTGGTGGCGCACGGCACCCGCAGCGCGCGCGGCGTGGAGATGATCGCGGATCTGGCCGCGGCCGTGGCGCGGGAGCTGGGCGCCGCGGCGCTCGCGCACACCGCTCGCCGCGGTCTGCCCGGAACCGGTGCCGGTGCCGATTTCGGGGCGGCATCGGCATCCTTGCGTGAGTTGGCGATCAGCGGCGCGCCACAGGTGCGCACCGCGTTCGTCGATGTGCTGGGGCCGTCCCCGGCCGAGGTGCTGCGGGATCTGGATTCGGTTCCCGCCGTGGTGGTTCCGGCCTTCCTGGCCTCGGGCTACCACGTCTATCAGGATGTGCCACGAGAGGTGGCCGCGAGTGCGCACGACGCGGTCGCGGTCACCCAGGCCATGGGTCCGGACCCGGCGCTGGCGGAGGTCATGCACCTGCGGTTGCGGGCGGCGGGCTGGCGACCGGGGGACGCGGTGGTGTTCGCCGCCGCGGGTTCCTCGGACGCGCGTGCCCGTCAGGACGTCCAGCGGGCCGCCAACCTGCTCTCCGAGCGGGTCGGCACGCCCGCCCACCTGGCCTATATCGCGACCGGCGAGCCCAAGGTCCCGGAGGTGGTGGCGGCGGTGCGGGCTGCGGGCGCGCGCCGGGTGTTCGTCGCCTCCTACCTGCTCGCGCACGGCCTGTTCCATCAGCGGCTGCACGAGGCGGGCGCGGACGGCGTCGCCGAGCCGATCGGTGTGCACCCGTCGGTGGTGCGTTTGCTGACCGATCGCTACTACGCCGCGGTCGACGCGCTGGCGGCTGACGCCCGAGTTGCGTGA
- a CDS encoding nuclear transport factor 2 family protein, giving the protein MSLEHPARRAGLASQAAVRAKHKDEWLALFAPEARVEDPVGISPYDPVGEGHWGLAAIAAFWDLAIEPSRIEFTWADSFACGDEAAFTGTIRSTRAELAVEVDLVAVYRVNTDGEIVALRAFWELARARVTPLPN; this is encoded by the coding sequence ATGTCGCTCGAACACCCCGCTCGCCGTGCCGGACTCGCCTCGCAGGCGGCGGTGCGCGCCAAGCACAAGGACGAGTGGCTGGCCCTGTTCGCCCCCGAGGCCCGGGTGGAGGATCCGGTGGGCATCTCGCCGTATGACCCGGTGGGGGAGGGGCATTGGGGTCTCGCGGCCATCGCCGCGTTCTGGGACCTGGCCATCGAACCCAGCCGGATCGAATTCACCTGGGCGGATTCCTTCGCCTGTGGCGACGAGGCCGCCTTCACCGGCACGATTCGCAGCACTCGCGCCGAGCTGGCCGTCGAGGTGGACCTGGTGGCCGTCTACCGGGTCAACACGGACGGGGAAATCGTTGCGCTGCGCGCGTTCTGGGAACTCGCGCGCGCTCGCGTCACGCCGCTGCCGAACTAG
- a CDS encoding serine hydrolase — MSNVAGFCADEFEAVRAAFTEQVESGAELGASVCVTVDGEPVVDLWGGYADPEKTERWAPDTLVNTFSITKTMVALSVLLLVDRGELDVHQKVAHYWPEFAANGKADIEVRHLLSHTSGVSSWEAPIVLSDIYDTDASTDRLATQEPWWEPGTASGYHAMNYGHLLGALVKRVTGRPLGRFFAEELAGPLGADFHIGTATADLGRIATLVPPELPDFDPALLPQDSVMFKTLFQPLLDFAECGTPAWQQAELGGMGGHGNARSIARLQSLISNGGELSGRKFLSDKTIDLIFEQQSDGVDLAIMVPLRFGIGYGLPQPQTAPHVPDGRVCWWAGIGGSMVVNDLDHRVTFAYAMNRMEAGLIGSPRADAYLKATFDTVRGSA, encoded by the coding sequence ATGAGCAACGTCGCTGGTTTCTGTGCCGATGAATTCGAAGCTGTTCGTGCGGCTTTCACCGAGCAGGTGGAGTCGGGCGCTGAGCTGGGCGCGTCGGTCTGCGTGACCGTGGACGGCGAGCCCGTGGTGGATCTCTGGGGCGGCTACGCCGATCCGGAGAAGACCGAGCGCTGGGCCCCGGACACCCTGGTGAACACCTTCTCCATCACCAAGACCATGGTCGCGCTGAGCGTCCTGCTGCTGGTCGACCGCGGTGAGCTGGACGTGCACCAGAAGGTCGCCCACTACTGGCCGGAGTTCGCGGCCAACGGCAAGGCCGATATCGAAGTGCGGCACCTGCTTTCGCACACCTCGGGCGTCTCCAGCTGGGAGGCCCCGATCGTGCTGTCGGACATCTATGACACCGATGCCTCCACGGATCGCCTTGCGACGCAGGAGCCTTGGTGGGAGCCGGGCACCGCGTCGGGCTATCACGCCATGAACTACGGCCACCTGCTCGGCGCGCTGGTCAAGCGGGTCACCGGGCGTCCGCTGGGCCGGTTCTTCGCCGAGGAGCTGGCGGGCCCGCTGGGCGCGGACTTCCACATCGGCACTGCCACAGCGGATCTGGGCCGGATCGCGACCCTGGTGCCGCCGGAGCTGCCGGACTTCGATCCGGCGCTGCTGCCGCAGGACAGTGTCATGTTCAAGACCCTGTTCCAGCCGCTGCTGGACTTCGCCGAGTGCGGCACCCCGGCGTGGCAGCAGGCTGAGCTGGGCGGCATGGGCGGGCACGGCAATGCCCGTTCCATCGCCCGGTTGCAGTCGCTGATCAGCAATGGCGGCGAGCTGTCCGGCCGGAAGTTCCTGTCGGACAAGACCATCGACCTGATCTTCGAGCAGCAGTCCGACGGCGTGGATCTGGCGATCATGGTGCCGCTGCGGTTCGGCATCGGTTACGGCCTGCCGCAGCCGCAGACCGCCCCGCACGTGCCGGACGGCCGGGTGTGCTGGTGGGCCGGGATCGGCGGGTCGATGGTGGTCAACGACCTGGACCACCGGGTCACCTTCGCCTACGCCATGAACCGGATGGAGGCGGGCCTGATCGGTTCGCCTCGTGCCGACGCCTACCTGAAAGCGACCTTCGATACAGTCCGGGGGTCGGCGTGA
- a CDS encoding TetR/AcrR family transcriptional regulator, which translates to MTRSVDQPETPRRTSLRDEQKRLTRSRLIDAAKQLFTEQGYAPIRVDDIAAAVGCSRATFYLHFTGKPDVLRAIAEQGTLPSVRNFYEDLDHVLDTGSREEFAAWMRRAIDWFQEYKDLLPAWDEATALEPEFREVAKEGIMSLPSVMSSYLSRWPADRQDEARLRVELLVAQLERFFTRWAMQGTIDVSADEAAGVLTDIWFPALQTP; encoded by the coding sequence GTGACCCGATCCGTAGACCAACCCGAGACCCCGCGCCGCACCTCGCTGCGCGACGAGCAGAAACGGCTCACCCGCAGCCGGCTCATCGACGCCGCCAAACAGCTGTTCACCGAACAGGGCTACGCGCCGATCCGGGTCGACGACATCGCCGCCGCCGTCGGCTGCAGCCGCGCCACCTTCTACCTGCACTTCACCGGGAAACCGGACGTGCTGCGGGCGATCGCGGAACAGGGCACGCTGCCCAGCGTCCGGAACTTCTACGAAGACCTCGACCACGTGCTCGACACCGGCTCCCGCGAGGAATTCGCCGCCTGGATGCGCCGCGCCATCGACTGGTTCCAGGAATACAAGGACCTGCTCCCCGCCTGGGACGAGGCCACCGCCCTCGAACCCGAGTTCCGCGAGGTGGCCAAGGAGGGCATCATGTCGCTGCCCAGCGTCATGAGCTCCTACCTGTCGCGCTGGCCCGCCGACCGCCAGGACGAAGCCCGGCTGCGCGTGGAACTGCTGGTGGCCCAGCTGGAACGCTTCTTCACCCGCTGGGCCATGCAGGGCACCATCGACGTCTCCGCCGACGAGGCCGCCGGCGTTCTCACCGACATCTGGTTCCCGGCGCTACAGACGCCGTAG
- a CDS encoding SDR family NAD(P)-dependent oxidoreductase produces the protein MSSAPTEYGATTETGDVIAGLDLAGRVAVVTGATAGLGAETARALAAAGATVILAARDVVAAAAVADRIRGRHPRAELDVVPLDLGSLESVRAAVRTLCAARRPLHLLINNAGVMYTPFGHTADGFESQFGTNHLGHFALSAGLLPALSAGAERAGEPSRVVTVSSAAHHAYPADLDDPNFERREYDKFASYGQSKAANVLMTVELAARAADGGVHAYAVHPGTCATDLARHMSRADFTRMRELSSGDPGVLNNLKSVPAAAATTVWAATSNVPHSGAYLADCGVAQASSHATDPATAAALWELSERLTAR, from the coding sequence ATGAGCTCAGCGCCAACCGAATACGGCGCGACGACCGAGACCGGCGATGTGATCGCCGGTCTCGATCTGGCCGGGCGCGTCGCCGTGGTCACCGGCGCCACCGCCGGTCTCGGCGCCGAGACCGCCCGGGCGCTGGCCGCCGCCGGGGCCACCGTCATCCTGGCCGCGCGTGATGTGGTGGCCGCCGCCGCGGTCGCCGACCGCATTCGCGGCCGGCATCCGCGGGCCGAGCTCGACGTCGTGCCGCTCGATCTCGGCTCGCTCGAGAGCGTGCGCGCGGCGGTGCGGACGCTCTGCGCCGCGCGACGCCCACTGCACCTGCTGATCAACAACGCGGGGGTGATGTACACGCCGTTCGGGCATACCGCCGACGGGTTCGAATCGCAGTTCGGCACCAACCATCTCGGCCACTTCGCGCTGTCGGCGGGCCTGTTGCCGGCCCTGTCGGCGGGCGCGGAGCGGGCGGGGGAGCCGAGCCGGGTGGTCACCGTGTCCTCCGCCGCCCATCACGCGTATCCGGCCGATCTCGACGATCCCAACTTCGAGCGGCGGGAGTACGACAAGTTCGCGAGCTACGGACAGTCCAAGGCGGCGAATGTGCTGATGACGGTCGAACTCGCCGCCCGCGCTGCGGACGGGGGCGTGCACGCCTACGCGGTGCACCCGGGCACGTGTGCCACCGATCTGGCCCGGCACATGTCCCGGGCGGACTTCACCAGGATGCGGGAACTGTCCAGCGGTGACCCGGGCGTCCTGAACAACCTGAAATCGGTTCCCGCCGCGGCCGCGACCACCGTGTGGGCGGCGACCTCGAATGTGCCCCACTCCGGCGCCTATCTCGCCGATTGTGGTGTCGCGCAGGCCAGTAGCCACGCCACCGATCCGGCCACCGCCGCTGCTCTCTGGGAGCTGTCGGAACGCCTCACCGCCCGGTAG
- a CDS encoding class I adenylate-forming enzyme family protein, which translates to MTNAVDLQALAAQVAGKLTAPGAPFEMTVEQVLGVPQPVFKNRHASLLDLLEASRELGDLDYLVSARTRYTFAEHYAAAGALAAALAERYGVGKGDRVGILAANTPEWVLTFWAAQRLGAIPVGYNAWWVPREIEYGLEHSAPKVVIADAKRAALAAQTGTDIPVLTMETDLPALIAEFAGGNPAAKVTEDDPAIILYTSGTTGRPKGVVHTQRNMVAVADYHRFMDALAAGFRGQAWDGSPAARRYLATMPLFHIASLHNLSIPRLTTGDAVVFPTSGEFDAESLLQLVETEKVTNWAAVPTLASRILGVDISKYDLSSLTAFSLNSAPSSPALVQRLREKFPVALQGLTTSYGCTESGTAATVATPPELAADNETVGRAVVGVSLEVRDPDGKPVPEGEEGEICIRSPYVMLGYWNNEDATKAAIDENRWLRTGDFGTQRGGKLYISGRRSDLILRGGENVYPQEIENVLDEHPLVRESAVIGVPHEDLGQEVAAIVVVDDPESVTEDELRDHVARQLAYFKVPARWLVTADPLPRNATGKVLRRDLTMGE; encoded by the coding sequence ATGACCAACGCCGTTGACCTCCAGGCTCTCGCCGCCCAAGTCGCCGGAAAGCTGACCGCGCCGGGCGCCCCGTTCGAGATGACGGTCGAGCAGGTACTGGGTGTTCCGCAGCCGGTGTTCAAGAACCGGCACGCGTCGCTGCTGGACCTGCTGGAAGCCTCCCGGGAGCTGGGCGACCTCGACTATCTGGTGTCGGCGCGCACCCGCTACACCTTCGCCGAGCACTACGCCGCCGCGGGCGCGCTGGCCGCCGCGCTGGCCGAGCGCTACGGCGTCGGCAAGGGCGATCGGGTCGGCATCCTGGCCGCCAACACCCCCGAGTGGGTGCTGACCTTCTGGGCCGCGCAGCGTCTGGGCGCGATTCCGGTGGGCTACAACGCCTGGTGGGTGCCGCGCGAGATCGAGTACGGTCTCGAGCACTCCGCCCCGAAGGTGGTGATCGCCGACGCCAAGCGCGCCGCGCTGGCCGCCCAGACCGGCACCGACATCCCGGTGCTGACCATGGAGACCGACCTGCCCGCGCTGATCGCGGAGTTCGCGGGCGGCAACCCGGCCGCCAAGGTGACCGAGGACGATCCGGCGATCATCCTCTACACCAGCGGCACCACCGGCCGCCCCAAGGGCGTGGTGCACACCCAGCGCAATATGGTCGCCGTCGCCGACTACCACCGCTTCATGGACGCGCTGGCCGCCGGCTTCCGCGGCCAGGCGTGGGACGGTTCCCCGGCGGCGCGCCGCTACCTGGCCACCATGCCGCTGTTCCACATCGCGAGCCTGCACAACCTGTCGATCCCGCGCCTCACCACCGGTGACGCCGTGGTCTTCCCGACTTCGGGCGAGTTCGACGCGGAATCGCTGCTGCAGCTGGTCGAGACGGAGAAGGTCACCAACTGGGCGGCCGTGCCGACGCTGGCGAGTCGCATTCTGGGCGTGGACATCTCGAAGTACGACCTGTCCTCGCTGACCGCGTTCTCGCTCAACTCCGCGCCGTCCTCGCCGGCGCTGGTGCAGCGGCTGCGCGAGAAGTTCCCGGTGGCGCTGCAGGGTCTGACCACCAGCTACGGCTGCACCGAGTCCGGCACCGCCGCGACCGTGGCGACCCCGCCGGAACTGGCCGCCGACAACGAGACCGTGGGTCGCGCGGTGGTCGGCGTCTCGCTCGAGGTCCGGGATCCGGACGGCAAGCCGGTGCCCGAGGGCGAGGAGGGCGAGATCTGCATCCGCAGCCCCTACGTCATGCTCGGCTACTGGAACAACGAGGACGCCACCAAGGCGGCCATCGACGAGAACCGCTGGCTGCGCACCGGCGACTTCGGCACCCAGCGCGGCGGCAAGCTCTACATCTCCGGTCGCCGTTCGGATCTGATCCTGCGCGGCGGCGAGAACGTCTACCCGCAGGAGATCGAGAACGTGCTCGACGAGCACCCGCTGGTGCGCGAGTCGGCCGTGATCGGCGTCCCGCATGAGGATCTCGGCCAGGAGGTGGCCGCGATCGTCGTGGTCGACGATCCCGAGTCGGTGACCGAGGACGAACTGCGCGACCACGTGGCCAGGCAGCTGGCCTATTTCAAGGTGCCCGCCCGCTGGCTGGTCACCGCGGATCCGCTGCCGCGCAACGCCACCGGCAAGGTGCTGCGCCGCGATCTCACTATGGGGGAGTGA